The DNA region GCGATTCGCATTCCTATCGACGACGTTGCTTCGCGGGAACTGGCCCTTGCGCCTTGGTGCGACTCATAGTCAGCCTAGCTGTCGGCAAGCTGACAGCTAGGCATCGAGCATCGGCGGATCGTGCTTGTTCGCCCCGCTACCTCGATCGGTCCAACGCGTGCCCGCCGTCCGTTTGCGGTTGTAGACTGGCGTTCCCGGTCGCCGGCTTCCCATCAAGTGCGAGCGACAATTTGAGATTGTTGCGCAACATCAGATTTGCGGGTTCTGTTTGGAGAGCTTGGCGGTAGAGCGCTTGCGCCTCGTGATGGCGGCCCTCGTGATCGAGCACGACACCCTTGGCATTCAGCGCGCGCAGGTCGCCGGGGACTGCCAGTAACACGGTATCAAGCACATCAAGCGCTTCATCCGGGGATTTGCGCGCCAAGAGGGCCCGCGCAAGAGGAATCGCCGCATCGATGTTGTCCGGTTGTTGCTTCAACGTATCGCGCAGAGTCTGCTCATCAGAATCCCGACCGAGAGCGTGCGAAATGCGTTCGCGCATAGCAGGATCGATCTGCTTGGCGTCGGCTAGGTCTGATCTGAACATTTGCTGGACTGGGAGACCCGACCGCTCCGAGGTGGCGCAACCTGCCAGCAGTACAATGGCGAGGAGGGCTGAGCACGAGTTCGGACGAAAGGAGCACAAGTGCCGCCCGATGTTTGTCTCATACGAATTCATAGGCTGCCTCATGGCGACATGCCGTGGCTCTGTTAGCTCGCAGCGGTAAGGAGCCCAGTACGCTCCGTGGAAGGAGCCTGGTCCTTGGCAGCCGGAAGCTTGACCGATCCAATCGGCTGGACC from Bradyrhizobium sp. B124 includes:
- a CDS encoding tetratricopeptide repeat protein, translated to MRERISHALGRDSDEQTLRDTLKQQPDNIDAAIPLARALLARKSPDEALDVLDTVLLAVPGDLRALNAKGVVLDHEGRHHEAQALYRQALQTEPANLMLRNNLKLSLALDGKPATGNASLQPQTDGGHALDRSR